The Bradyrhizobium ottawaense genome window below encodes:
- the aroE gene encoding shikimate dehydrogenase encodes MSDRYAVIGNPIGFSKSPHIHGTFARMTGQDLVYEAIEGPLDGFSGRVDQFRTEGAKGLNITAPFKLDAFAYANELSENADRAGAVNCLKFDGHRIIGENFDGIGLVRDITINLGVKMAGQRVLMLGAGGAARGALLPFLRQEPSELVLVNRTLSKAVALAEEFAGCGPLIVSGYAELADLAEGYDVVVNATSASLRGEMPPLPGNVFRGAKLAYELAYGKGLTPFLQAARAEGVAKLADGVGMLVEQAAEAFAWWRGVRPSTAQVIAELTLPLR; translated from the coding sequence ATGAGCGACCGTTATGCGGTGATCGGCAACCCGATCGGCTTCAGCAAATCACCTCACATCCATGGCACTTTCGCCAGAATGACAGGACAGGACCTTGTCTATGAGGCGATCGAGGGTCCCCTCGATGGCTTCAGCGGGCGGGTTGATCAATTCCGGACCGAGGGCGCCAAGGGACTGAACATCACTGCCCCGTTCAAGCTCGATGCCTTCGCCTACGCAAACGAGCTTTCAGAGAACGCCGACCGAGCTGGCGCCGTAAACTGCCTGAAGTTCGACGGCCATCGGATTATTGGCGAGAATTTTGACGGGATCGGCCTTGTGCGCGACATCACCATCAATCTCGGCGTCAAAATGGCCGGCCAGCGAGTCCTGATGCTCGGTGCCGGGGGCGCGGCGCGTGGCGCGCTGCTGCCGTTCCTGCGCCAGGAGCCGTCCGAGCTGGTTCTCGTCAATCGTACCTTATCGAAGGCTGTGGCATTGGCCGAGGAGTTTGCCGGTTGTGGTCCCCTGATCGTCAGCGGCTATGCTGAACTGGCCGATCTTGCCGAGGGTTATGACGTCGTGGTTAACGCGACATCGGCCAGCCTGCGAGGTGAGATGCCGCCACTTCCCGGCAATGTCTTCCGCGGTGCGAAGCTGGCGTACGAACTTGCCTACGGCAAGGGGCTCACTCCCTTTCTGCAAGCGGCCCGCGCCGAAGGCGTAGCCAAGCTCGCCGACGGCGTCGGCATGCTGGTGGAGCAGGCGGCAGAAGCTTTTGCCTGGTGGCGCGGCGTTCGACCGAGCACGGCTCAGGTTATCGCCGAGTTGACCCTACCATTGCGCTGA